From the genome of Pseudomonas yamanorum, one region includes:
- a CDS encoding SDR family oxidoreductase — protein MPNVLITGCSSGIGRALADAFKQAGFEVWASARRSEDVAALGSAGFNAVQLDVNDSAALAQLAGQIGELDVLINNAGYGAMGPLLDGGTQAMQQQFETNVFSVVGVTQALFPALRRRKGLVVNIGSVSGVLVTPFAGAYCASKAAVHALSDALRMELAPFGVRVMEVQPGAIDTSFAKNAGTQAELLINEKSPWWPLRENIRARAKASQDRPTPARVFAADVLKAVQQTTPPRLLRSGNGCRALPWMAALLPKGLLETVLKKRFGLSGQL, from the coding sequence ATGCCCAATGTGCTCATCACCGGCTGTTCCAGTGGTATCGGCCGTGCCCTGGCGGACGCCTTCAAGCAAGCCGGTTTTGAAGTGTGGGCCAGCGCCCGGCGCAGCGAGGATGTGGCGGCACTCGGCAGCGCCGGCTTTAACGCGGTGCAACTCGACGTCAACGACAGCGCCGCGCTGGCGCAACTGGCGGGGCAGATCGGCGAGCTGGACGTACTGATCAACAACGCTGGCTACGGCGCCATGGGCCCGTTGCTCGACGGCGGCACCCAGGCGATGCAGCAGCAATTCGAGACCAACGTATTTTCCGTGGTTGGGGTGACCCAGGCGCTGTTCCCTGCCCTGCGTCGCCGTAAAGGGTTGGTGGTGAATATCGGCAGCGTGTCCGGCGTGTTGGTTACACCGTTTGCCGGTGCGTACTGCGCCTCGAAAGCGGCGGTGCATGCTTTGAGTGATGCGTTGCGCATGGAGCTCGCGCCCTTCGGCGTGCGGGTGATGGAAGTGCAGCCGGGGGCCATCGATACAAGTTTTGCAAAAAACGCCGGCACCCAGGCCGAGCTGTTGATCAATGAAAAGTCGCCCTGGTGGCCACTGCGCGAAAACATCCGCGCCCGGGCCAAGGCCTCCCAGGATCGGCCTACGCCCGCTCGCGTTTTTGCCGCGGATGTATTGAAGGCCGTGCAACAGACAACACCGCCGCGTCTGTTGCGTTCAGGCAATGGTTGCAGGGCGCTGCCGTGGATGGCGGCGCTGTTGCCCAAGGGTTTGCTGGAGACTGTCTTGAAAAAACGATTTGGCCTGAGCGGCCAGCTGTAA
- a CDS encoding dermonecrotic toxin domain-containing protein: MIVKPHTHYQPDLPPSSDSTRPQPSERPAPPLGDQAPLSGHAVTGTPVLPVVRGIRPAVVAEYVFGRPASAQQGFLTQHDALNIKINRLISQQPTYEQFVQEYQEYVATTPGAVGEVGDLFANAVTRFWTSARPTETDPSPPQDQLINLHRQMLSTQAALRVEDGTLSLASKALIDKAFRYPTLAARENAFPNGARPGVYPITVDDNTPNGACLAGAFMITTTDGSGQTQPHWPNGNKNLPANQDHGPVVLYTPGEGFEEFATPAQLQAALMQRIDKGGVPAELLSQSLPLSAENLRKPLRGEDLTLSFVPTSGDVIAEAIPRLLERQKAELNALTHSDTSDMNGPQISQAMNNAANWSSQLDGSNAMLARGERLEEKQQPPWLKNLSRMSEGQYKDLDAREQQSLQTLVPLLEEIPSLQDFASQQLKAALRKKYPTVNFDPDKIVVTTTTQSRIHTGRSGAYVPRDVGRQHSSLIDLALRNPTAWPAAESHQDTEVKFAAKLTDTSGKPVIGADGKPLVLGTEDLKALVNELDVGGNYIALLKERMAPDAQTGKPGKLRAAWKANLSDVMQKQAFLGQLNPQAYPQGSSGPEWVRAVLDFPDASTRPQVDGKTVVANTVSHYGQALQGVIAIGNGQDGPLVLYSPDAPDGISFREVANQAALSALFKEPGWRTYAISKTSPLDPDGVGAIIEGSMVENVERLGRINELGSNAYLTPIQGNFQDTLYKQLTEILIDKADVGSVSSDEVAKESRYNKSLFGIEVATMFMDLLPIVGKGVSTAARLTKAGLRVIRAPGQSIVNLLNKPNRLAMIYARYGDGSGMAAGSKASPIMRPVLQPPPISRVVAPLLNPMAIRQASAEEASARALPDISAHSVADSLLSGRTMRGDGTYQVGEQFYVRYTDGTGVSQPYEISPVYKVEGGPVRVIDAQTKKTVAFLQPAGEGEWRLNRLPGGIKSGTPGSKKASQPQAQKALGRPGSSAPLAATNKPLVNHPDWRSIVDSGLHNGQPVYIHYTSKEGAEAIARGHSINDLMRGETRAGSKGGVYVNPPGQQLNGENVENLLFLGNERYVGRGDYMVVFSSDQVPQDLGSITSGSQFVELKMNKEIKLTESNFLYLGPNQFPDYFS; encoded by the coding sequence ATGATTGTTAAACCTCATACCCACTATCAGCCTGATCTTCCCCCTTCCTCAGACTCAACCCGCCCTCAACCTTCAGAAAGGCCAGCGCCTCCACTCGGGGATCAGGCACCACTTTCTGGCCACGCCGTCACCGGTACCCCCGTTCTACCGGTCGTTCGGGGTATTCGTCCGGCCGTTGTCGCCGAGTATGTTTTTGGCAGACCCGCTTCTGCCCAACAAGGGTTTCTCACTCAGCACGATGCACTCAACATTAAAATCAACCGGTTGATCAGCCAGCAGCCCACCTACGAACAGTTTGTGCAGGAATATCAGGAGTACGTTGCCACGACGCCTGGCGCCGTGGGGGAAGTCGGGGATCTGTTTGCCAACGCTGTCACTCGGTTCTGGACGTCTGCCCGCCCCACCGAAACAGACCCGAGCCCGCCTCAAGACCAACTGATCAACCTGCACCGGCAAATGCTCTCCACCCAGGCGGCGCTACGGGTGGAGGACGGCACCCTGAGCCTGGCGAGCAAAGCCCTGATCGACAAGGCGTTCCGCTATCCGACCCTGGCGGCCCGGGAAAACGCCTTCCCCAACGGTGCGCGGCCCGGTGTGTATCCGATCACGGTGGATGACAATACGCCGAACGGCGCGTGCTTGGCCGGGGCCTTCATGATCACCACCACCGATGGCTCCGGGCAAACGCAACCGCACTGGCCCAACGGCAACAAAAACTTGCCTGCCAACCAGGACCATGGACCTGTGGTGCTCTACACCCCAGGTGAGGGCTTTGAAGAGTTCGCGACCCCTGCACAATTGCAGGCGGCACTGATGCAACGAATTGACAAAGGAGGCGTTCCCGCAGAACTGCTGTCGCAGAGCTTGCCCTTGTCGGCGGAAAACCTGCGCAAACCGTTACGCGGGGAGGACCTGACGCTGAGTTTCGTCCCGACTTCAGGGGACGTGATTGCTGAAGCGATTCCTCGGCTTCTGGAGCGACAAAAAGCCGAACTGAATGCCCTGACGCACTCAGACACCAGCGACATGAACGGCCCACAAATCTCCCAGGCCATGAACAACGCCGCCAATTGGTCTTCTCAACTGGACGGCAGCAATGCAATGCTCGCCCGGGGAGAAAGGCTTGAAGAAAAACAGCAGCCACCGTGGCTGAAAAACCTGTCGCGCATGAGCGAGGGGCAATACAAAGACCTGGATGCACGCGAGCAGCAATCCCTCCAGACGCTGGTGCCGTTGCTGGAAGAGATCCCTTCACTGCAGGACTTTGCCAGTCAGCAATTAAAGGCTGCACTCAGGAAAAAATACCCAACGGTGAATTTCGACCCGGACAAGATCGTGGTGACCACCACCACGCAATCCAGAATTCATACCGGTCGGTCAGGTGCTTACGTCCCGCGCGATGTCGGCAGGCAGCACAGCTCATTGATTGACCTGGCCCTGAGAAACCCTACGGCATGGCCCGCAGCAGAAAGCCACCAGGATACTGAGGTGAAGTTCGCCGCGAAGCTGACCGATACTTCAGGCAAACCGGTAATCGGGGCAGATGGAAAACCCCTGGTGTTGGGAACCGAGGACCTCAAGGCGCTGGTGAATGAGCTCGATGTGGGCGGCAACTACATCGCGCTACTCAAGGAACGGATGGCACCGGACGCCCAGACGGGAAAGCCGGGAAAACTGCGCGCAGCGTGGAAAGCCAACCTGTCGGATGTCATGCAGAAACAGGCGTTTCTGGGGCAGTTGAACCCGCAGGCTTATCCACAAGGCTCCTCGGGACCTGAATGGGTCCGGGCCGTGCTCGATTTTCCGGACGCCTCCACGCGGCCCCAAGTGGATGGAAAGACCGTTGTCGCCAACACCGTCAGCCACTACGGTCAGGCGCTTCAGGGTGTGATCGCTATCGGCAACGGGCAGGACGGGCCGCTTGTGCTGTATAGCCCTGATGCGCCTGACGGGATCTCCTTTCGGGAAGTCGCCAATCAGGCGGCCCTCAGTGCGCTTTTCAAAGAACCGGGATGGCGAACCTACGCAATTAGCAAAACGTCGCCGCTCGATCCGGACGGTGTAGGGGCAATCATCGAGGGGAGCATGGTTGAAAACGTAGAGCGGCTGGGACGGATAAATGAGTTGGGCAGCAACGCCTACCTCACACCTATCCAAGGCAATTTCCAGGACACGCTGTACAAACAACTGACGGAAATATTGATCGATAAGGCGGACGTCGGTTCTGTCAGCTCAGATGAAGTAGCCAAAGAATCGAGATACAACAAGAGCCTGTTCGGCATCGAGGTCGCCACGATGTTCATGGACTTGCTGCCCATTGTCGGAAAGGGCGTTTCGACCGCGGCCCGGCTGACCAAGGCGGGGCTGCGTGTCATCCGGGCACCGGGACAATCCATCGTCAACCTGCTCAACAAACCCAACCGCCTTGCCATGATCTACGCCCGGTATGGCGACGGCAGCGGCATGGCGGCAGGTAGCAAGGCCAGCCCAATTATGCGCCCGGTCCTGCAGCCACCGCCGATCAGTAGAGTCGTCGCGCCGTTGTTGAATCCAATGGCGATACGCCAGGCATCGGCGGAGGAGGCCTCAGCCCGCGCATTGCCAGACATCAGTGCCCATTCCGTGGCTGACAGCCTGCTCAGTGGCCGCACGATGAGGGGCGACGGCACCTATCAAGTCGGCGAGCAGTTCTATGTGCGTTACACCGATGGTACCGGCGTCAGTCAACCCTATGAAATCAGCCCGGTGTACAAGGTCGAGGGGGGACCTGTGCGGGTCATTGACGCGCAAACCAAAAAAACCGTGGCATTCCTGCAGCCGGCGGGCGAGGGCGAATGGCGATTGAATCGTTTGCCGGGCGGGATCAAGTCAGGAACCCCAGGCTCAAAGAAGGCTAGCCAGCCCCAGGCACAAAAGGCGCTTGGTCGGCCAGGCAGCTCTGCCCCACTCGCTGCAACGAACAAGCCATTGGTCAATCATCCGGATTGGCGGTCGATAGTGGATTCGGGCCTGCACAACGGGCAACCCGTTTATATCCACTACACCAGCAAGGAAGGCGCCGAAGCGATCGCTCGGGGGCACAGCATTAATGATCTGATGCGTGGGGAAACGCGGGCGGGTTCAAAGGGCGGTGTGTACGTTAATCCCCCCGGCCAGCAACTTAATGGCGAAAACGTGGAAAACCTGTTGTTTCTAGGTAACGAACGTTATGTGGGCAGGGGCGATTATATGGTGGTATTCAGCAGCGACCAGGTTCCGCAGGACCTAGGTTCCATCACGTCGGGTAGCCAGTTCGTTGAGTTGAAGATGAACAAGGAAATCAAGCTGACTGAGTCGAACTTTCTGTATTTGGGGCCGAATCAGTTTCCCGACTATTTCAGTTGA
- a CDS encoding mannose-1-phosphate guanylyltransferase/mannose-6-phosphate isomerase translates to MIPVILSGGSGSRLWPLSRKQFPKQFLALTGEHTLFQQTLERLVFDGMDAPIVVCNKDHRFIVNEQLAARKLETQRILMEPFGRNTAPAVALTAMMLVNEGRDELMLVLPADHVLDDQKALQRALALATVAAERGEMVLFGVPATRPETGYGYIKSTNDSLLPEGVSRVQQFVEKPDEKRATEFVKSGGYFWNSGMFLFRASRFLEELKKHDPDIYDTCVLTLERSNHTADTIDIDESTFACCPDNSIDYAVMEKTQLACVVPLTAGWSDVGCWASLWDVNEKDANGNVSKGDVVIQDSKNCMIHGNGKLVSVIGLENIVVVETKDAMMIAHKDKVQGVKQMVNTLNEQGRSETQNHCEVYRPWGSYDSVDMGGRFQVKHISVKPGACLSLQMHHHRAEHWIVVSGTAEVTCDENVFLLTENQSTYIPIASVHRLRNPGKIPLEIIEVQSGSYLGEDDIERFEDIYGRSTPIERGVSVKTIAQ, encoded by the coding sequence ATGATTCCAGTAATCCTTTCCGGTGGTAGCGGCTCACGTCTTTGGCCGCTTTCGCGTAAACAGTTTCCCAAGCAGTTCCTGGCCCTGACCGGCGAGCACACCCTGTTCCAGCAAACCCTGGAGCGCCTGGTGTTCGACGGCATGGACGCACCCATCGTGGTCTGCAACAAGGACCACCGCTTTATCGTCAACGAGCAACTGGCTGCCCGCAAACTGGAAACCCAGCGCATCCTGATGGAACCGTTCGGCCGCAACACCGCGCCGGCTGTGGCCCTGACGGCGATGATGCTGGTCAACGAAGGCCGTGACGAGTTGATGCTGGTGCTGCCGGCCGACCACGTGCTGGACGACCAGAAAGCCCTGCAACGTGCCCTGGCCCTGGCCACTGTGGCAGCCGAGCGTGGCGAAATGGTGCTGTTCGGCGTGCCGGCCACCCGTCCGGAAACCGGCTACGGCTACATCAAGTCGACCAACGATTCGCTGCTGCCCGAAGGCGTCAGCCGCGTGCAACAGTTCGTTGAAAAACCTGATGAAAAACGCGCCACCGAATTCGTCAAAAGCGGTGGTTATTTCTGGAACAGCGGCATGTTCCTGTTCCGCGCCAGCCGCTTCCTCGAAGAGCTGAAAAAGCACGACCCGGACATCTACGACACCTGCGTGCTGACCCTGGAGCGCAGCAACCACACCGCCGACACTATCGACATCGACGAATCCACCTTCGCCTGCTGCCCGGACAATTCCATCGACTACGCCGTGATGGAAAAAACCCAGTTGGCCTGCGTGGTGCCATTGACCGCCGGCTGGAGCGACGTGGGTTGCTGGGCATCGCTGTGGGACGTGAATGAAAAAGACGCCAACGGCAACGTCAGCAAGGGCGATGTGGTGATCCAGGACAGCAAGAACTGCATGATCCACGGCAACGGCAAGCTGGTGTCGGTGATCGGCCTGGAAAACATTGTGGTGGTGGAAACCAAGGACGCGATGATGATTGCCCACAAGGACAAGGTCCAGGGCGTCAAGCAGATGGTCAACACCCTCAATGAGCAGGGCCGCAGCGAAACCCAGAACCACTGCGAGGTGTACCGTCCGTGGGGCTCGTACGACTCGGTGGACATGGGCGGCCGCTTCCAGGTCAAGCACATCTCGGTCAAGCCGGGCGCCTGCCTGTCGTTGCAGATGCACCACCACCGCGCCGAACACTGGATCGTGGTCAGTGGCACCGCCGAAGTCACCTGTGACGAGAACGTGTTCCTGCTCACCGAAAACCAGTCCACCTACATCCCGATTGCTTCGGTGCACCGCTTGCGCAACCCGGGCAAGATCCCATTGGAGATCATTGAGGTGCAGTCCGGCAGCTACCTGGGTGAAGACGATATCGAGCGTTTTGAAGATATCTACGGTCGGTCTACGCCAATCGAGCGTGGCGTGTCGGTGAAAACCATCGCGCAGTAA
- a CDS encoding alginate O-acetyltransferase AlgF, which yields MTFTTTPRRLAKTFALVAGMSVISMSAFAGGDAALYGPVAPKGSSFVRVYNASNQEVSATVGSTNLNEVAPLASSDFSFMPGGDYSAKVGSQTLPVKLAADHYYTLVSSGSGQPQLIEEPPFKNKQKSLVRVQNLSDKSLTLKTADGKTDVVQAVAAKGRGEREINPVKVSLALYEGDKKVGDVKPVALERGEAAVLYVTGTGANLSPVWVKRPVSTR from the coding sequence ATGACTTTCACTACTACTCCGCGTCGTCTCGCAAAAACCTTTGCCCTCGTTGCAGGCATGAGCGTGATTTCGATGTCCGCCTTCGCCGGTGGCGACGCCGCCCTCTACGGCCCCGTCGCGCCAAAAGGCTCGAGCTTTGTGCGGGTGTACAACGCCAGCAACCAGGAGGTCAGCGCCACCGTCGGCAGCACCAACCTCAACGAGGTTGCCCCGTTGGCCAGCAGTGACTTCAGCTTCATGCCGGGCGGTGACTACAGCGCCAAGGTCGGCAGCCAGACCCTGCCGGTCAAGCTCGCCGCCGACCACTACTACACCCTGGTCAGCAGCGGCAGCGGCCAGCCGCAACTGATCGAAGAACCGCCGTTCAAGAACAAGCAGAAATCCCTGGTGCGCGTGCAGAACCTCAGTGACAAGTCGCTGACCCTGAAAACCGCCGACGGCAAGACCGACGTGGTCCAGGCCGTGGCCGCCAAGGGCCGTGGCGAGCGCGAGATCAACCCGGTGAAGGTCAGCCTGGCGCTGTATGAGGGCGACAAGAAAGTCGGCGACGTGAAGCCGGTCGCCCTGGAACGTGGTGAAGCCGCAGTGCTGTACGTCACCGGCACCGGCGCCAACCTGTCGCCAGTGTGGGTCAAGCGCCCTGTGTCGACCCGCTGA
- a CDS encoding alginate O-acetyltransferase, with the protein MTRSLRVLYIALFLAVLLALGAWSMRSFFGFSTNADATVLNGRWTKAVETHYDDQFPIKRLGTNLWAALDYKLFNEGRPGVVIGRDHWLYSDEEFNPIVNEDQNLQGNYALVEGVRQKLKAQGIQLVMAIVPAKVRLYPEHLGEVQPASIHAGLYQDFHARMAADKIVAPDLMGPLQQAKLHGQQVFLRTDTHWTPDGAEVAAKELAKTIANKTPLSGEPQRFVTEAEKTEPHKGDLRLFLPLDPLFENLMPPKEPLQKRVTHLAETKGDDALFADSETPVALVGTSYSANPNWNFVGALKQALGSDVINYSEDGHGPILPMLSYLKSDDFKNSPPQVLIWEFPERYLPVNNEIGDADPQWVAQLKQAGMRQQNMAINTPAVKNMNSETPNRAQN; encoded by the coding sequence ATGACCCGTTCATTACGCGTCCTCTACATCGCCTTGTTCCTCGCCGTGCTGCTGGCGTTGGGCGCCTGGTCGATGCGCAGTTTCTTCGGCTTCAGCACCAACGCCGACGCCACCGTGCTCAACGGTCGCTGGACCAAGGCCGTCGAGACCCATTACGACGACCAGTTCCCGATCAAGCGCCTGGGCACCAACCTCTGGGCCGCCCTGGACTACAAGCTGTTCAATGAAGGCCGCCCTGGCGTGGTGATCGGCCGCGATCACTGGCTCTACAGCGACGAGGAATTCAACCCCATCGTCAACGAAGACCAGAACCTGCAAGGCAACTACGCCCTGGTGGAAGGCGTGCGCCAGAAACTCAAGGCCCAGGGCATCCAGCTGGTGATGGCGATCGTGCCGGCCAAGGTGCGCCTGTACCCGGAACACCTGGGTGAAGTGCAGCCGGCGAGCATCCACGCAGGTCTGTACCAGGACTTCCATGCCCGCATGGCCGCCGACAAGATCGTCGCTCCCGACCTGATGGGCCCGCTGCAACAGGCCAAGCTGCACGGCCAGCAAGTGTTCCTGCGCACCGACACCCATTGGACCCCGGACGGCGCTGAAGTGGCGGCCAAAGAATTGGCCAAGACAATTGCCAACAAAACGCCCCTGAGCGGCGAGCCTCAACGCTTTGTCACCGAAGCCGAGAAGACCGAGCCACACAAGGGCGACCTGCGCCTGTTCCTGCCCCTGGACCCGCTGTTCGAAAACCTGATGCCACCCAAGGAGCCGCTGCAAAAACGCGTGACTCACCTGGCTGAAACCAAAGGCGACGACGCCCTGTTCGCCGACAGCGAAACCCCGGTGGCCCTGGTGGGCACCAGCTACAGCGCCAACCCGAACTGGAACTTTGTCGGCGCGCTGAAGCAAGCCCTGGGCAGCGACGTCATCAACTACTCCGAAGACGGCCACGGCCCGATCCTCCCGATGCTCAGCTACCTGAAAAGCGATGACTTCAAGAACAGCCCGCCACAGGTGCTGATCTGGGAGTTTCCCGAACGTTATCTGCCTGTGAACAACGAAATCGGCGATGCCGACCCGCAGTGGGTTGCGCAGCTCAAACAAGCCGGTATGCGCCAACAGAACATGGCTATCAACACTCCCGCCGTTAAAAACATGAACTCCGAGACGCCCAACCGGGCGCAAAACTGA
- a CDS encoding MBOAT family O-acyltransferase — MVFSSNVFLFLFLPIFLGLYYLSGQRYRNLLLLVASYVFYAWWRVDFLALFAAVTLWNYWIGLKVGAAGVRTKPAQRWLLLGVAVDLCILGYFKYANFGVDSINLMMKSAGLEPFILTHVLLPIGISFYIFESISYIIDVYRGDTPATRNLIDFAAFVAIFPHLIAGPVLRFRDLADQFNNRTHTLDKFSEGCTRFMQGFIKKVFIADTLAVVADHCFALQNPTTGDAWLGALAYTAQLYFDFSGYSDMAIGLGLMMGFRFMENFKQPYISQSITEFWRRWHISLSTWLRDYLYITLGGNRKGTLTTYRNLFLTMLLGGLWHGANITYIVWGAWHGMWLAIEKAIGLNTAPRSFNVVRWAFTFLLVVMGWVIFRSENLHVAGRMYGAMFSFGEWSLSELNRASLTGLQVATLVVAYATLAFFGLRDFYTNRPPEKTKPVVNTQADGPATAQPGLIKAVPGDNPGSIHEPGYTVGTEATVQPAYWSATWPRYAMRAAVLLLFVASILKLSAQSFSPFLYFQF; from the coding sequence ATGGTTTTCTCGTCCAATGTGTTCCTGTTTCTGTTCTTGCCGATCTTCCTCGGCTTGTACTATTTGAGCGGGCAACGCTATCGCAATCTGCTGCTGCTGGTTGCCAGTTATGTGTTCTACGCCTGGTGGCGAGTGGACTTCCTGGCGCTGTTCGCCGCCGTGACGCTGTGGAACTACTGGATCGGCCTCAAGGTCGGTGCGGCAGGCGTGCGCACCAAGCCGGCCCAGCGCTGGCTGCTGTTGGGCGTGGCTGTCGACCTGTGCATCCTCGGCTACTTCAAGTACGCCAACTTCGGCGTCGACAGCATCAACCTGATGATGAAGTCGGCCGGCCTGGAACCCTTCATCCTGACCCACGTGCTGTTGCCGATCGGTATCTCGTTCTACATCTTCGAGTCCATCAGCTACATCATCGACGTGTACCGCGGCGATACCCCGGCCACTCGCAACCTGATCGACTTTGCGGCGTTCGTGGCGATTTTCCCGCACCTGATTGCCGGCCCCGTGTTGCGCTTTCGCGACCTGGCCGACCAGTTCAACAACCGCACCCACACCCTCGATAAATTCTCCGAGGGCTGCACGCGGTTCATGCAGGGTTTCATCAAGAAGGTGTTCATCGCCGACACCCTGGCGGTGGTCGCCGACCATTGCTTCGCCCTGCAAAACCCTACGACGGGTGACGCCTGGCTCGGCGCGCTGGCGTACACCGCGCAGCTGTACTTCGACTTCTCCGGCTACAGCGACATGGCCATCGGCCTGGGCTTGATGATGGGTTTCCGCTTCATGGAAAACTTCAAGCAGCCGTACATCAGCCAGTCGATCACCGAGTTCTGGCGGCGCTGGCACATCAGCCTGTCCACCTGGCTGCGTGACTACCTCTACATCACCCTGGGCGGCAACCGTAAAGGCACGCTGACCACCTACCGCAACCTGTTCCTGACCATGCTGCTCGGTGGCCTGTGGCACGGTGCGAACATCACCTACATCGTGTGGGGTGCCTGGCACGGCATGTGGCTGGCGATTGAAAAAGCCATCGGCCTCAACACTGCACCGCGCAGTTTCAACGTCGTGCGCTGGGCCTTCACCTTCCTGCTGGTGGTGATGGGCTGGGTGATCTTCCGCTCGGAAAACCTGCACGTCGCCGGCCGCATGTACGGCGCGATGTTCAGCTTCGGCGAGTGGTCACTCTCGGAACTCAACCGCGCCAGCCTCACCGGCCTGCAAGTGGCAACCCTGGTGGTGGCATACGCAACCCTGGCGTTCTTCGGCCTGCGGGACTTCTACACCAACCGCCCACCGGAAAAAACCAAGCCTGTGGTCAACACCCAGGCCGATGGCCCGGCCACTGCCCAACCCGGCTTGATCAAGGCCGTGCCGGGCGATAACCCAGGCAGCATCCACGAGCCCGGCTACACCGTGGGCACCGAGGCCACCGTGCAACCGGCCTACTGGAGCGCCACCTGGCCACGCTACGCCATGCGCGCCGCCGTGCTGCTGCTGTTCGTGGCGTCGATTCTCAAACTTTCGGCGCAGAGCTTCTCGCCGTTCCTTTACTTCCAGTTCTGA
- a CDS encoding mannuronate-specific alginate lyase: MQKLLIPSLLGLAIFAGSVNAAAPLRPPQGYFAPIEAFKTGDFKNDCDAMPAPYTGSLQFRSKYEGSDKARSTLNVQSEKAFRDSTADITKLEKDTSKRVMQFMRDGRPEQLECTLNWLTSWAKADALMSKDFNHTGKSMRKWALGSMASAYVRLKFSDSHPLANHQQESQLIEAWFSKMADQVVSDWDNLPLDKTNNHSYWAAWSVMATSIATNRRDLFDWAVKEYKVGANQVDAQGFLPNELKRQQRALSYHNYALPPLAMIASFALVNGVDLRQENNGALKRLGDNVLAGVKDPEIFEKKNGKEQDMKDLKEDMKFAWLEPFCTLYTCAPDVIERKHGMQPFKTFRLGGDLTKVYDPAHEKGNKGS, encoded by the coding sequence ATGCAGAAGTTATTGATTCCATCGTTGTTGGGGCTGGCGATCTTCGCCGGCTCCGTCAATGCCGCCGCGCCACTGCGTCCGCCGCAAGGCTATTTTGCGCCGATCGAGGCGTTCAAGACCGGCGACTTCAAGAATGACTGCGACGCCATGCCGGCGCCGTACACCGGCTCGCTGCAATTTCGCAGCAAGTACGAAGGTTCGGACAAGGCTCGTTCGACCCTGAATGTGCAGTCCGAAAAAGCCTTTCGCGACAGCACCGCCGACATCACCAAGCTGGAAAAAGACACCAGTAAACGCGTGATGCAATTCATGCGTGACGGTCGTCCGGAGCAGCTGGAATGCACGCTGAACTGGCTCACGAGCTGGGCCAAGGCCGATGCATTGATGTCCAAGGACTTCAACCACACCGGCAAGTCCATGCGCAAATGGGCACTGGGCAGCATGGCGTCGGCCTATGTGCGCCTGAAGTTCTCCGACTCCCACCCGCTGGCCAACCACCAGCAGGAGTCGCAGTTGATCGAAGCCTGGTTTAGCAAAATGGCCGATCAGGTGGTGAGCGACTGGGACAACCTGCCGCTGGATAAAACCAACAACCACTCCTACTGGGCTGCCTGGTCGGTGATGGCGACCTCCATCGCCACCAACCGTCGCGACCTGTTTGACTGGGCCGTGAAGGAATACAAGGTCGGCGCCAATCAGGTGGATGCCCAAGGCTTCCTGCCCAACGAATTGAAGCGTCAGCAACGGGCTTTGTCGTACCACAACTACGCCCTGCCGCCGCTGGCGATGATTGCCAGTTTTGCCCTGGTCAACGGCGTGGACCTGCGCCAGGAAAACAACGGCGCCTTGAAACGCCTGGGCGACAACGTGCTGGCCGGGGTGAAAGACCCGGAGATCTTCGAGAAGAAGAACGGCAAGGAACAAGACATGAAGGACCTCAAGGAAGACATGAAATTTGCCTGGCTTGAGCCCTTCTGCACCCTCTACACCTGCGCGCCGGATGTGATCGAGCGCAAGCACGGGATGCAGCCGTTCAAGACATTCCGCCTCGGAGGTGACCTGACCAAGGTCTACGACCCGGCGCATGAGAAAGGCAACAAAGGCAGCTGA